The following coding sequences are from one Microtus ochrogaster isolate Prairie Vole_2 chromosome 14 unlocalized genomic scaffold, MicOch1.0 chr14_random_1, whole genome shotgun sequence window:
- the LOC101983087 gene encoding LOW QUALITY PROTEIN: doublecortin domain-containing protein 1 (The sequence of the model RefSeq protein was modified relative to this genomic sequence to represent the inferred CDS: deleted 1 base in 1 codon; substituted 5 bases at 5 genomic stop codons), producing MADVGAGPLEEQPVLFCTISTVHINHTLTSAKPDLFSHFCPCTEFMSNQAKAVIKTTDDCLQLQFGPSRLLPSVAVSQGSGLQDCSTHQTASDHSXEEPSNPDSCKSKRKNNSCFMSASKRKRLISVPVGQPRVASESALKWMSPHNCQGLSQRYKLQPXVIRVTAYTNGSGTAFANITAPTIALVTNRPTVTHKLNLNMPARRVFLADGKEALKPEAIPHEANVYVSTGEPFLNPFKKIKDHLLLTKRVTWTMHGLMPPIDVKRQKTKPVLSRRMKTLAQKTSVXILIFNNGMGQDRNELTVQKETIRKGNXVLDACTVKISLDSPARXIYDMNGRKIEDISKCK from the exons ATGGCAGATGTCGGtgcaggtcctctagaagagcagccagtcctcttctGCACCATCTCTACAGTTCATATCAATCATACTCTCACTAGTGCTAAGCCAGATCTCTTCAGTCACTTTTGTCCATGTAC GGAGTTCATGTCAAACCAGGCAAAAGCTGTTATTAAAACTACCGACGATTGCTTGCAGCTTCAGTTTGGCCCCAGCAGACTTCTGCCTTCAGTGGCTGTATCACAAGGGTCAGGCCTTCAAGATTGTTCTACACATCAAACAGCCTCAGATCACAGCTAGGAGGAACCATCAAACCCAGATAGCTGCAAATCCAAGAGAAAAAACAATTCTTGTTTTATGTCGGCTTCCAAGAGAAAGAGACTCATCAGTGTGCCAGTGGGTCAGCCGAG AGT cGCATCAGAGTCCGCGCTAAAATGGATGTCACCCCATAATTGCCAAGGATTGTCTCAGAGATATAAACTTCAACCATGAGTCATTAGAGTGACGGCTTATACAAATGGATCTGGAACAGCCTTTGCCAACATTACTGCACCAACCATCGCCTTGGTAACTAATAGACCGAC CGTCACACACAAGCTGAATCTGAACATGCCCGCGCGACGAGTGTTTTTGGCAGACGGCAAGGAA GCCCTCAAACCTGAAGCTATACCCCATGAAGCCAACGTTTATGTTTCAACAGGAGAGCCCTTTTTAAATccattcaaaaaaattaaag ACCATCTGTTGTTAACGAAGAGAGTGACTTGGACAATGCATGGGTTGATGCCTCCCATTGATGTCAAAAGACAGAAAACCAAGCCCGTACTTTCCAGAAGAATGAAGACACTTGCTCAGAAGACCTCAGTGTGAATTCTGATCTTTAACAATGGCATGGGGCAGGATAGGAATGAGCTTACAGTGCAAAAGGAAACAATCAGAAAAGGTAACTGA